TGCTAAatcttaatgaaaaacaaaaggttgACTGAACATCACTTGGAAACTAAAGTGAGATTTCGTTGAGAATCTAATCTGTAGGATGGGAAGATTTACACCACAGTGTCAGGATTGCCTGTGGAATGGTAGCGTGGCTGCACATGCTGAGTTAAACCACAGGGTGTGAAGTCAAGAGCTTAGGTATCCACAAACACTGTACTTTTCTAAGGAGATGGAgacaaccaaaaacaaacaaacaaacaaaaacccaactgtACAGAGGCAGTGTTACACAGAGAAGGACAGCGACAGTGGCTTGGTAGAGTTAGCATACCACAGCTGTGGGGGAGCAGTAAGAAGTCTCTTCTAGCTTTATCATATTTGTCTGTATTGTGGAATGGATGAGAGTATTCATTTATCGTATAGCCTAAGAAGAGAAATTGTACCAAAATATAATAAGGGTAGACTATGGATCCATTAAAGTCATCAAGAATAATGATACCTCATTCTTTGTGGTTCTAAAATCTATGTTTTtcttaaaggaattttttaagtatttagaaatgtctggttgatttttgttttcagtccttTAAAGGAAtatctgttttcctcattttctggcTTTTGTACTTGAACAGAGCAGTCAAATGGATCTAGGATATATGCTAAGATGTATAGGAAGGCTCAGCTGCCAAAATGCACAGTAAGGACTTCCCTCACAGGCTTATGGAGGCTTGTGGAGAAGTAAGGGAAGTCTGGAATCAGAAGCAGAAATAGAAGAATACGAAACAGCAAAAACTGAAAGTCAGCAGTGCTCCCAAAGGAGGCGGCAGGGGTCAGAGTGAAACTGTATTGGAGGCTAGGAAATCAAAGCTCCACATCTCTGTGAAACTGCTCGTGAGATTCAGCCTTTTCTGACGTAAGCGAATGAGAGGTCTGAGCAGACAGACGTGTTTGGCCAATGAGTGTCCAGGCCACACGAATCAGGGGTTCACCTACTATTCTGTAGCCACCTTAAGCACATCCTTCAGGTACCATGAGGGATAGGGGAGTACATAGCTGATTACAGTACCTCCTGACCCTCGTGTACTGTGAGACAGGGTGATTTGGAAGCTCCAAAGCCCTCCCCGACTTCAACCCGAATTGAAATTCAGCAGTATGTTCCTAGCTCATAATGATGAACAGCCTGCTCTGGCAGCAGATTTGCCCAGGTGTAGATCCCACATCCATTTCTTAGTTGCTATGTAATATTGAGAAAGATATTTAACCCAGGctacagtaaaaaataaactagatCCTGTCACTCTCCTGATCAGAACCCTATAATGGCTTTCCATCTCAATTAGAATAAACtctagggccgcctgggtggctcagtcagttaagtgtccgacttcagctcagggcatgatctcatgcttcatgagttcaagccccatgctgagcagtcagcctggagcctgctttggattctgtgtctccctctctctctgcccctcccctgcttgtgctcgcgctctctctctctctctctctctctctctcaaaagaaacgtttaggggctcctggttggtttagtcagttaaacatctgacttcggttcagttcatgatctcatggttcgtggattcaagccccgtgtctagctccatgctgacagctgggagcctggagcctgctacagattctgtgtcttcctctctctctgcccctctcccgctcatgatctgtctctcaaaaataaatgttgaaaaaaatgtaaaaataaataaataaataaacgtttaaaaacaaatctatattCCTTCATCAGCTGATAAGATCCCCGATAATCTGGTCCTTGCTTATGCCACTCTGATTTATTCTCTTCATTACCACTATTCTAAATTATCTTTGAGTTTACTTTTTGTCTGCCCCTCTCTACTGCTTCCTCTCCTTCTAACAGCAGAGACTTTGTCCATCTTATCCATTACTGTATCCACAgaacctaaaacagtgcctggcacagtaagTGCTtataactgtttatttatttgattgagTGAATAAGTACATATTATGACATGTGCAGCTCTTAGTACAGGACCTGATAAGTAGTAAGCCCACTATAATTGTTTGTTGCTGCTGCTACTACCATTATCATCTGTTTCTTATATTAGGGTTCTGCAAATGATTTCATTTCGAAAAAAGCTTGCTACCAAAAGTAAGTTTAAATGTGTgcactgaagtataattgacccTTAAACAATGTGAGGGTAGGAGCACCAACACCCTGCACAGTCGAAAATACACATGTAACTTTCAACTACCCCCAAACTTAACAAATAATAGCGTACTGGTGACCGGAAGCTTTACCCATAATATAAACAgtagattaacacatattttgtatatgtattatatattgtattcttacaataaagtaagccaaaagaaagaaaatgttgttaagaaaatcataaggaagagacaGTCCACTGAAAGTACTTtactatatttattgaataaactcCACATTCTAAGTGGACCCATGTGGTTCAAACCTGTATTCTTCAAGGGTCAGCAGTATACACATATCAGgacatcacattgtacactttaaatatatacaatttttatgtcaaagatatctcagtaaagctgtttaaaGAATTAGTACACTACTAAGAGAAATGTAAtcccatttgaaaaaataatctcaGTTCCAAATATTTCACATTAAAAGGAAGACAAAGTTTTGAAGACACTGCTTAATTCTTTGGGCTTCTATGTAGATGATCTTTTGTCCATAACTGCAAACCAAACAGGCCCAGGAGGTTTGTTCactgtaccttttatttttacctttaagaGGCCAGGAGAACTGTGAATTTAAATCAACTaaaataggggcgcttgggtggctcaatcaattaagcatccgactttggctcaggtcatgatctcgtggtttgtgagttcaagccccatatctggctctgtgctgacagctcagagcctggagtctgcttcagattctgtgtctccctgtctctctgcctctcccttgctcatgctctgtctctctcgctcaaaaataaataagcattaaaaaaaattttaatcaactAAAATAAAGTTAACTTCTGTCctccttaaaaaagcaaaaacaaaggggcacctgggtggctcagtcggttaaacctctgactcttgattttggctcaagtcatggtcttatTGTtctcaggttcaagccccacattgggctctgcgctgagaacatggggcttgcttgggggttctctctgtctctctttccctgtgtgtctcttcccctcccctgttcacttgtgtgccctctctctctctcaaaaagaaacaaaacaaaaacaaaaacctgggaaCCAGTAAGAATGCTAAcactctgtattttatttccatttctattccAGGTGCTGCCACATCTGCAAACTTCCTGGAAGAGTGATGGGGATTCGAGTGCTTCGTTTCTCTTTGGTGGCCATCCTTGTGCTGCTGCTGGTAGCTGGGGCTCTGACCACTTTACTTCCAAATATTAAAGAAGACAAGATGCTCACTCTGCGTAGGGAAATAAAATCCCCGGGCAAGTCCACCCTGGATTCCTTTACTCTGATAATGCAGACATACAACAGAACAGACCTCTTACTGAGACTTCTAAATCATTATCAGGCAGTGCCACACCTGCATAAAGTGATCGTGGTGTGGAACAACATTGGGGAGAAGGGACCGGATGAGTTATGGAATTCTCTAGGGCCTCACCCCGTCCCTGTGATCTTCAAACCACAGACAACAAACAGGATGAGAAATCGACTCCAGGTCTTTCCTGAACTGGAAACCAATGGTGAGTTGCAGCTGGGTTCTTAGCCAGAGAGGGCTGCAGCTAACCGGAGCTGGGAGGCAGGCATGTGTATTTCCAGCCTTCTGTCCTAATTATGCTGAGAAAGTAGGAAaatttaatcaaaagaaaacactttgaaaaacttAAGGGGCCAATTTTCAAGATGTCAAGAAGCAGTTTCCTTGGGAAGAAATCACACGTCTTGCAACAGTGACAAAGAGGTTAATGTTGTGAAAGAAGATACACTATAATTACATATTGTATCGGAGAAAGTAGTAAAATGGCATTCAGCTTATGCTTAATGTATTTCTTTGccaccttccttttcctcccattCAGAGCAGTTTTTTGAGCATTGCAATTTGCTTGAAAGACCCCCAGTCTTGTTTATTTGCGTGATCATTCGTTTCTAGGATAGTGGTTGGTAACTGCATGATCATTTCCCGGTCAGGCAATTATGAAATCAATTACAATTCAAACACACACTTTTTCTACAAGACAAATGTCTCCAGGAATACatttcttgtttacttattttgtccAGAAAAGTTTTCCTTTGAATGATCTATCTAGACACCATTGTGTTATactagttttgttttcatttccaaactGTTGGATTCAAATTTGTCTCTCTCTTGTTTCAGCTGTGTTAATGGTAGATGATGACACACTAATTAGTGCCCAAGACCTTGTCTTTGCTTTCTCGGTTTGGCAGGTAATGTTGCTGTTTCCTTTACGAACTCCTCAGCATGAAGGTCTACCCAGGGTAGGGTGGATTAATGTGGGAGTCACCTCAAACAGTGTAGACACtatttatctaaaagaaaagTTTGGTGCATGGTAATCAAGATTTCTTGTGTTCAGTTAAGCCAACCTGCAAGTTAAGTTATCTTTTATCTGTATTTGATTTATATTTGGTATATTGGGGAGAAGAGCTGGAACTACTTTCCAGAGAACAATGAGGAAACTATCTGATATAGCCAAGACTGGAATCGAGGGACATTTTCTACAAGGCCACAGATCTGTATCTCAAAAGAGAAGTGTATCTCTGTATTAATATTGTATATAACTTGCTTTAAAAGAAAGCACTTTACACCGACAAAATTTAATCCTAATTCTGGAACCCCTTTTTAGAAATTAGTGATAACAGAAATTCCAGTGCATCATTGTGgtggccattttatttatttgtttatgtaggTCTTTTCCTCAATCATAGCTGGAATAAACAGGCATAAATTGCTTGTCATTCTGTAAAAACAACTCTTTGCTCGTGAATATGTGTTAATTAATAGTAGTTGGCTTTTACAAGTTGCAGTTCAGGGGCACCCAGCcgcctcagttggtagagcatgcgactcttgacttcagggtcatgagttcaagccccacatggggcatggagcctacttaaaataaataaataaataaaagtaccatgtagtatccaaaatctttggggcacctgggtggctcagttgattaagcatccaactcttaattttggctcaggttatgatgtcacagttcacAAGAGAGAGCCCTCATGGAGCTCtacactgatagcatggagcctgattgggattctcactttccctttctctctgcccccctccccatgcacacgtgtattctctctctctctctctctctctctctcaatctctcactcaaaataaacaaacaaacttcagaACAGAACAAGTTGCAGTACAGTTACCTGAAACCAGAACGAACCACATACCAATAATCTGAGCTGTGTCAAATAATTAAACACTGTGCTACCCAATACTGGTCTAATTTGCACTATAGTACCTCTCCTTAATTAGCTACTTGGGATATAAGAACATTAGGTATTAATGGTAAGTGGTCACAGTACTCTGTAGATACCACTGCTCTCAAAACTTCTGTTTCAAAATTCATGCTGAGTATACTGAtcaacaagtttttttttttccccatcagcaCTTTTTCCAGCCTTGTAAATAAAAGCTCTTTAGGCAAAAAATTCTAATGTAACACTCCAGCTGTGAAATTTCTATTTCAGGTAGAACATCAATTTACCTAAAATGTCTGGGGTCGGGGTAAATAGAACCATGGTTAATTAGAACAATCCAAGTAAACCATAATTAAAGATGGATAAATATGATTTTTAGGTTTTCTTCATAGAAGAACAAGCAAGAACAGTTTCAATCCATTGTCCAAGGTAACCCGACTCCCAAAGTCAGTCCCATCAGTGCCCTGCATGGTGTAGTGATGTGAGCGAGAGAGGCAGGCAAGGCTGGGATGGACATC
Above is a window of Panthera uncia isolate 11264 chromosome C1 unlocalized genomic scaffold, Puncia_PCG_1.0 HiC_scaffold_4, whole genome shotgun sequence DNA encoding:
- the EXTL2 gene encoding exostosin-like 2 isoform X1, which produces MRCCHICKLPGRVMGIRVLRFSLVAILVLLLVAGALTTLLPNIKEDKMLTLRREIKSPGKSTLDSFTLIMQTYNRTDLLLRLLNHYQAVPHLHKVIVVWNNIGEKGPDELWNSLGPHPVPVIFKPQTTNRMRNRLQVFPELETNAVLMVDDDTLISAQDLVFAFSVWQQFPDQIVGFVPRKHVSTSSGIYSYGGFELQTPGFGNGDQYSLVLIGASFFNSKYLDLFQRQPAAVHALIDETQNCDDIAMNFIIAKHTGKTSGVFVKPVNMGNLEKETNGGYPGMWHRAEHFLQRSYCINKLVDIYDSMPLKYSNIMISQFGFPYANHKSKI
- the EXTL2 gene encoding exostosin-like 2 isoform X2 translates to MDLGYMLRCIGRLSCQNAQCCHICKLPGRVMGIRVLRFSLVAILVLLLVAGALTTLLPNIKEDKMLTLRREIKSPGKSTLDSFTLIMQTYNRTDLLLRLLNHYQAVPHLHKVIVVWNNIGEKGPDELWNSLGPHPVPVIFKPQTTNRMRNRLQVFPELETNAVLMVDDDTLISAQDLVFAFSVWQQFPDQIVGFVPRKHVSTSSGIYSYGGFELQTPGFGNGDQYSLVLIGASFFNSKYLDLFQRQPAAVHALIDETQNCDDIAMNFIIAKHTGKTSGVFVKPVNMGNLEKETNGGYPGMWHRAEHFLQRSYCINKLVDIYDSMPLKYSNIMISQFGFPYANHKSKI